Proteins encoded by one window of Rutidosis leptorrhynchoides isolate AG116_Rl617_1_P2 chromosome 7, CSIRO_AGI_Rlap_v1, whole genome shotgun sequence:
- the LOC139858792 gene encoding 15.7 kDa heat shock protein, peroxisomal: MSILFGDPFRRFFVNPPIYSSKTGLMDWFETSESHFIKINVPGYSKDDIQVQVEEGNRLVVKGDSVKQQVSKEKEINTIWHVAERDGVNGFKREIELPEDVNIDQIKAQVENGLLTIVLPKDVTPKPAKVRNIRVSSKL, encoded by the exons ATGTCGATATTATTTGGTGATCCATTCAGAAGATTCTTTGTTAATCCACCAATTTATAGCTCAAAAACAGGTCTTATGGATTGGTTTGAAACATCAGAATCTCACTTCATCAAAATCAACGTCCCTG GATACAGCAAGGATGATATACAAGTGCAAGTTGAAGAAGGAAATAGATTGGTAGTTAAAGGTGATAGTGTAAAACAACAAGTGTCTAAAGAAAAGGAGATCAATACAATTTGGCATGTTGCTGAAAGAGATGGAGTTAACGGTTTTAAGCGTGAAATTGAGTTGCCGGAAGATGTGAATATTGATCAGATCAAAGCTCAGGTTGAAAACGGACTTTTGACAATTGTTTTGCCTAAAGATGTCACCCCTAAACCGGCTAAAGTTCGTAATATTCGCGTCTCCAGCAAGCTctag